The following proteins are encoded in a genomic region of Cryptomeria japonica chromosome 11, Sugi_1.0, whole genome shotgun sequence:
- the LOC131063973 gene encoding LOW QUALITY PROTEIN: protein EXORDIUM-like 2 (The sequence of the model RefSeq protein was modified relative to this genomic sequence to represent the inferred CDS: substituted 1 base at 1 genomic stop codon), which produces MAVLVSKRSPIHLLLICMVALSTSNAAARPLFHWRKLSALVEEEPLVLKYHNGPLLTSTLTLNLHLIWYGNFTSAQRAIVADFVQSLGMESVKQGSPSVFTWWKTTEAYRGSALSQLNXAQPLTRRLGEQKLDEAYSLGKSLKRSDIAVLLKNAIHSGALPLPEQKKSNGEVELYLVLTSEDVMVENFCSSSCGFHDSSKAGIDYAYAWVGNSATQCPGQCAWPFHQPIYGPQSPPLLPPNGDVGIDGMMINIAATVAGAVTNPFKSGYFQGDAAAPLEAVSACPGMYGSGAYPGYAGQLLVDETTGASYNAHGLNGRRFLLPAMWDPTSRSCKTLV; this is translated from the coding sequence ATGGCTGTTTTAGTGTCTAAAAGGAGTCCCATTCACTTGCTGTTAATATGTATGGTGGCATTGTCCACATCCAATGCCGCCGCTCGGCCCCTTTTTCACTGGAGAAAGCTCTCCGCTCTGGTAGAAGAAGAGCCCCTTGTTCTGAAATACCACAATGGCCCTCTGCTTACCTCAACACTCACTCTCAATCTTCATCTCATCTGGTACGGCAACTTCACTTCCGCACAGCGTGCCATTGTGGCCGATTTTGTGCAGTCATTGGGAATGGAAAGTGTCAAGCAGGGCTCTCCCTCTGTGTTCACCTGGTGGAAAACAACAGAGGCCTACAGAGGCTCTGCCCTTTCCCAATTAAACTAAGCCCAACCTTTAACCCGAAGGCTGGGGGAGCAGAAGCTGGACGAAGCTTATTCTCTCGGAAAGTCCCTGAAAAGAAGTGACATTGCTGTCCTGCTGAAGAATGCTATCCACTCCGGAGCTCTGCCGCTGCCTGAGCAGAAGAAAAGCAATGGCGAGGTGGAGTTGTATTTGGTGCTCACATCTGAGGATGTTATGGTGGAGAACTTCTGCAGCAGCTCTTGCGGATTCCATGACAGCAGCAAAGCAGGCATTGACTACGCGTACGCATGGGTGGGAAACTCAGCAACGCAGTGCCCGGGGCAGTGTGCGTGGCCATTTCATCAGCCAATTTACGGCCCGCAGAGCCCTCCTCTGCTGCCGCCCAATGGCGACGTGGGCATCGACGGTATGATGATCAACATTGCGGCGACCGTGGCCGGCGCAGTGACGAATCCGTTCAAATCGGGATACTTCCAGGGAGACGCCGCCGCTCCATTGGAGGCAGTCTCGGCGTGTCCCGGCATGTACGGAAGCGGGGCTTATCCCGGTTACGCCGGTCAACTGTTAGTGGACGAGACGACAGGCGCCAGTTACAACGCCCATGGCCTTAACGGCCGCAGATTCCTCCTGCCAGCAATGTGGGATCCCACATCGCGCTCCTGCAAGACTTTGGTGTAA